From Mastacembelus armatus chromosome 13, fMasArm1.2, whole genome shotgun sequence, one genomic window encodes:
- the LOC113124143 gene encoding golgin subfamily A member 6-like protein 22 isoform X1: MLRSSSSDLIAVRGFLTQLMGAWEGFRSKILQQSTQVSSVLIEEVKHSSEELEKIREEKEHLTQQLTEQRRQREEQLSQQEDAEKEHKKKLLRLKEELEEKHERWLSCQQKCDTIQEQLLLWQQREEQMNQRCSAAEEEVTRLGKALEKVQQETRELRRQREILIESHGRVLTKMEEDSRHQIASKLAAALEEQRTQNALHLKQQMEKFRSDLELELVIDREKNQLLLLQYQQDSTQLQQKLNEREQELQGVRDKLQLEMRSREQERRKQEEERRRREEELHQEVQHSQQQEALHLSQAKAELQQMSERNAELQEEVVLLQETVRRECEEREELTAALCKAQEELLGLRSQASHHGSSSSPPSSMERRTPSTNKHFNFHNQTRMPLTRSSTSPNTLRPFLACTDMDRSRDTDRRGAVRSLDSWNCNRVLGGEIKQEGTLPGVKASSTVNKVKHKVSLVMERKARP; this comes from the exons ATGCTCCGCTCCTCTAGCAGTGATCTCATTGCTGTACGGGGTTTCCTCACCCAGCTGATGGGGGCCTGGGAGGGCTTCAGATCTAAGATACTGCAGCAGAGCACACAGGTGTCctcag TACTCATAGAGGAGGTGAAGCATTCCAGTGAGGAGTTAGAGAAaataagagaagagaaagagcacCTCACTCAGCAGCTGAC ggagcagaggagacagagggaggagcagCTATCCCAGCAGGAAGACGCAGAGAAggagcacaaaaaaaaactactcaG GTTAAAAGAGGAATTGGAAGAGAAACATGAGAGGTGGTTGTCATGCCAACAAAAGTGTGACACCATACAGGAGCAGCTGTTGTTATGGCAACAGAGAGAGGAACAAATGAACCAGAGGTGCAGTGCAGCTGAAGAGGAAGTGACGCGGCTGGGGAAAGCTTTGGAGAAGGTCCAGCAGGAAACGAGAGAGCTGCGGAGACAAAG GGAGATATTGATAGAGTCCCATGGCAGAGTTCTGACCAAGATGGAAGAAGACTCCAGACACCAAATAGCCTCAAAG TTGGCTGCTGCTCTTGAAGAGCAGAGAACCCAGAATGCACTGCACCTTAAGCAGCAGATGGAGAAGTTTCGCAGTGATttggagctggagctggtgATTGACAGAGAGAAGAACCAACTGTTACTTCTGCAGTATCAGCAAGACAGTACACAGCTTCAGCAGAAG CTGaatgagagagagcaggaaCTGCAGGGAGTGAGAGACAAGCTGCAGCTGGAGATGAGGAGCAGGGAGCAGGAGAGAAGGAaacaagaggaggagaggaggaggagagaggaggagctACACCAGGAGGTTCAGCACTCACAACAGCAGGAGGCCCTACATTTGAGCCAAGCTAAAGCTGAACTACAGCAGATGTCTGAGAGGAATGCTGAACTACAagaagag GTGGTGTTACTCCAAGAGACAGTAAGAAGGGAGtgtgaggagagggaggagctgactgctgctctgtgcAAAGCTCAAGAGGAGCTGCTTGGCCTCCGGTCCCAAGCGTCTCATCACGGCTCATCCAGTTCCCCTCCAAGCTCCATGGAAAGACGCACACCATCAACGAACAAGCACTTCAATTTCCATAATCAAACTCGGATGCCTCTTACTCGCTCTTCAACCTCCCCAAACACGCTGCGACCCTTTCTTGCCTGCACAGATATGGACAGAAGCCGTGACACAGACAGACGAGGAGCAGTGAGGAGTTTGGACTCCTGGAATTGCAATAGGGTGTTAGGTGGAGAAATAAAGCAAGAGGGGACACTGCCCGGTGTGAAAGCGAGCAGCACAGTAAACAAAGTCAAACATAAGGTCAGTTTAGTGATGGAGAGAAAGGCAAGGCcgtaa
- the LOC113124143 gene encoding golgin subfamily A member 6-like protein 22 isoform X2 gives MLRSSSSDLIAVRGFLTQLMGAWEGFRSKILQQSTQVSSVLIEEVKHSSEELEKIREEKEHLTQQLTEQRRQREEQLSQQEDAEKEHKKKLLRLKEELEEKHERWLSCQQKCDTIQEQLLLWQQREEQMNQRCSAAEEEVTRLGKALEKVQQETRELRRQREILIESHGRVLTKMEEDSRHQIASKLAAALEEQRTQNALHLKQQMEKFRSDLELELVIDREKNQLLLLQYQQDSTQLQQKVVLLQETVRRECEEREELTAALCKAQEELLGLRSQASHHGSSSSPPSSMERRTPSTNKHFNFHNQTRMPLTRSSTSPNTLRPFLACTDMDRSRDTDRRGAVRSLDSWNCNRVLGGEIKQEGTLPGVKASSTVNKVKHKVSLVMERKARP, from the exons ATGCTCCGCTCCTCTAGCAGTGATCTCATTGCTGTACGGGGTTTCCTCACCCAGCTGATGGGGGCCTGGGAGGGCTTCAGATCTAAGATACTGCAGCAGAGCACACAGGTGTCctcag TACTCATAGAGGAGGTGAAGCATTCCAGTGAGGAGTTAGAGAAaataagagaagagaaagagcacCTCACTCAGCAGCTGAC ggagcagaggagacagagggaggagcagCTATCCCAGCAGGAAGACGCAGAGAAggagcacaaaaaaaaactactcaG GTTAAAAGAGGAATTGGAAGAGAAACATGAGAGGTGGTTGTCATGCCAACAAAAGTGTGACACCATACAGGAGCAGCTGTTGTTATGGCAACAGAGAGAGGAACAAATGAACCAGAGGTGCAGTGCAGCTGAAGAGGAAGTGACGCGGCTGGGGAAAGCTTTGGAGAAGGTCCAGCAGGAAACGAGAGAGCTGCGGAGACAAAG GGAGATATTGATAGAGTCCCATGGCAGAGTTCTGACCAAGATGGAAGAAGACTCCAGACACCAAATAGCCTCAAAG TTGGCTGCTGCTCTTGAAGAGCAGAGAACCCAGAATGCACTGCACCTTAAGCAGCAGATGGAGAAGTTTCGCAGTGATttggagctggagctggtgATTGACAGAGAGAAGAACCAACTGTTACTTCTGCAGTATCAGCAAGACAGTACACAGCTTCAGCAGAAG GTGGTGTTACTCCAAGAGACAGTAAGAAGGGAGtgtgaggagagggaggagctgactgctgctctgtgcAAAGCTCAAGAGGAGCTGCTTGGCCTCCGGTCCCAAGCGTCTCATCACGGCTCATCCAGTTCCCCTCCAAGCTCCATGGAAAGACGCACACCATCAACGAACAAGCACTTCAATTTCCATAATCAAACTCGGATGCCTCTTACTCGCTCTTCAACCTCCCCAAACACGCTGCGACCCTTTCTTGCCTGCACAGATATGGACAGAAGCCGTGACACAGACAGACGAGGAGCAGTGAGGAGTTTGGACTCCTGGAATTGCAATAGGGTGTTAGGTGGAGAAATAAAGCAAGAGGGGACACTGCCCGGTGTGAAAGCGAGCAGCACAGTAAACAAAGTCAAACATAAGGTCAGTTTAGTGATGGAGAGAAAGGCAAGGCcgtaa